A genome region from Arachis duranensis cultivar V14167 chromosome 6, aradu.V14167.gnm2.J7QH, whole genome shotgun sequence includes the following:
- the LOC107495010 gene encoding uncharacterized protein LOC107495010 isoform X2 translates to MAEVDEKFCCCRCWSWLRMLPVQSICCQSHDNCLADLSGALHCDAVMNFKFSRTKCYPAAAAKNRHLCESLADSCFPISQGPSASRLHELFIHQFCDAYTCSGKQKPFSRGGKEQSSFFRLAAGALILVLLPVFYLFLYLVQSDMKGRTQELRRISKAGWKGKPS, encoded by the exons ATGGCTGAAGTTGATGAGAAATTCTG TTGTTGTAGGTGTTGGAGTTGGCTGAGAATGCTTCCGGTTCAATCAATTTGCTGCCAG AGTCATGATAATTGCTTGGCTGATTTATCTGGAGCATTGCATTGTGATGCTGTTATGAATTTCAAGTTCTCTAGAACTAAGTGTTATCCAGCAGCTGCTGCAAAAAACCGTCACCTATGTGAG AGTCTTGCTGACAGTTGCTTTCCCATAAGCCAGGGGCCATCAGCAAGCCGTCTTCATG AATTGTTTATACACCAGTTTTGTGATGCTTACACCTGCTCAGGGAAACAGAAGCCTTTCTCTAGAGGAGGCAAG GAGCAAAGTAGTTTCTTCCGCCTGGCTGCTGGAGCATTGATCTTGGTGCTACTTCCTGTgttctatctttttctttatcttgtTCAAAG TGATATGAAGGGTCGAACTCAGGAGCTTCGTCGCATCTCAAAAGCAGGATGGAAAGGCAAGCCGTCATGA
- the LOC107495010 gene encoding uncharacterized protein LOC107495010 isoform X3 yields the protein MAEVDEKFWCWSWLRMLPVQSICCQSHDNCLADLSGALHCDAVMNFKFSRTKCYPAAAAKNRHLCESLADSCFPISQGPSASRLHELFIHQFCDAYTCSGKQKPFSRGGKEQSSFFRLAAGALILVLLPVFYLFLYLVQSDMKGRTQELRRISKAGWKGKPS from the exons ATGGCTGAAGTTGATGAGAAATTCTG GTGTTGGAGTTGGCTGAGAATGCTTCCGGTTCAATCAATTTGCTGCCAG AGTCATGATAATTGCTTGGCTGATTTATCTGGAGCATTGCATTGTGATGCTGTTATGAATTTCAAGTTCTCTAGAACTAAGTGTTATCCAGCAGCTGCTGCAAAAAACCGTCACCTATGTGAG AGTCTTGCTGACAGTTGCTTTCCCATAAGCCAGGGGCCATCAGCAAGCCGTCTTCATG AATTGTTTATACACCAGTTTTGTGATGCTTACACCTGCTCAGGGAAACAGAAGCCTTTCTCTAGAGGAGGCAAG GAGCAAAGTAGTTTCTTCCGCCTGGCTGCTGGAGCATTGATCTTGGTGCTACTTCCTGTgttctatctttttctttatcttgtTCAAAG TGATATGAAGGGTCGAACTCAGGAGCTTCGTCGCATCTCAAAAGCAGGATGGAAAGGCAAGCCGTCATGA
- the LOC107495010 gene encoding uncharacterized protein LOC107495010 isoform X1: MEALISSKRSNCCRCWSWLRMLPVQSICCQSHDNCLADLSGALHCDAVMNFKFSRTKCYPAAAAKNRHLCESLADSCFPISQGPSASRLHELFIHQFCDAYTCSGKQKPFSRGGKEQSSFFRLAAGALILVLLPVFYLFLYLVQSDMKGRTQELRRISKAGWKGKPS, encoded by the exons TTGTTGTAGGTGTTGGAGTTGGCTGAGAATGCTTCCGGTTCAATCAATTTGCTGCCAG AGTCATGATAATTGCTTGGCTGATTTATCTGGAGCATTGCATTGTGATGCTGTTATGAATTTCAAGTTCTCTAGAACTAAGTGTTATCCAGCAGCTGCTGCAAAAAACCGTCACCTATGTGAG AGTCTTGCTGACAGTTGCTTTCCCATAAGCCAGGGGCCATCAGCAAGCCGTCTTCATG AATTGTTTATACACCAGTTTTGTGATGCTTACACCTGCTCAGGGAAACAGAAGCCTTTCTCTAGAGGAGGCAAG GAGCAAAGTAGTTTCTTCCGCCTGGCTGCTGGAGCATTGATCTTGGTGCTACTTCCTGTgttctatctttttctttatcttgtTCAAAG TGATATGAAGGGTCGAACTCAGGAGCTTCGTCGCATCTCAAAAGCAGGATGGAAAGGCAAGCCGTCATGA
- the LOC107495010 gene encoding uncharacterized protein LOC107495010 isoform X4 — MNFKFSRTKCYPAAAAKNRHLCESLADSCFPISQGPSASRLHELFIHQFCDAYTCSGKQKPFSRGGKEQSSFFRLAAGALILVLLPVFYLFLYLVQSDMKGRTQELRRISKAGWKGKPS, encoded by the exons ATGAATTTCAAGTTCTCTAGAACTAAGTGTTATCCAGCAGCTGCTGCAAAAAACCGTCACCTATGTGAG AGTCTTGCTGACAGTTGCTTTCCCATAAGCCAGGGGCCATCAGCAAGCCGTCTTCATG AATTGTTTATACACCAGTTTTGTGATGCTTACACCTGCTCAGGGAAACAGAAGCCTTTCTCTAGAGGAGGCAAG GAGCAAAGTAGTTTCTTCCGCCTGGCTGCTGGAGCATTGATCTTGGTGCTACTTCCTGTgttctatctttttctttatcttgtTCAAAG TGATATGAAGGGTCGAACTCAGGAGCTTCGTCGCATCTCAAAAGCAGGATGGAAAGGCAAGCCGTCATGA